One segment of Rosa chinensis cultivar Old Blush chromosome 6, RchiOBHm-V2, whole genome shotgun sequence DNA contains the following:
- the LOC112170076 gene encoding endoglucanase 9, whose product MAMSCTALSFFSLFIFVLISLDSSIGNVQLVQAGNPNYRDALAKSILFFQGQRSGNLPSGAAQQITWRSNSGLSDGRFAQVDLTGGYYDAGDNVKFNFPMAFTTTMLSWGALEYGKKMGPQLASTRAAIRWSATYLLKCARATLNRLYVGVGDPNIDHKCWERPEDMDTSRTVYWVSPSNPGSDVAGETAAALAAASMVFRKVDSKYSKLLLSTAKKVFQFAIQYRGAYSDSLGSAVCPFYCSYSGYKDELVWGAAWLLRATNDAFYFNFLKSMGAGDSPDIFSWDNKFAGAYVLLSRRAVLNNDKNFDSYKQQAEQFMCGILPNSPSSSTQYTQGGLIYKLPGSNLQYVTSITFLLTTYSKYMSARKHTFNCGNLVVTSSALRNLAKRQVDYILGVNPLKMSYMVGYGPYYPKRIHHRGSSLPSLDSHPQTIGCDGGFQPFFYSSNPNPNILVGAVVGGPNQNDGFPDDRADYSHSEPATYINGAIVGPLAYFAGSKSQ is encoded by the exons ATGGCAATGTCTTGTACTGCTCTGTCTTTCTTCTCCCTCTTCATCTTTGTGCTGATATCACTGGACTCCAGTATTGGTAATGTCCAATTAGTCCAGGCAGGCAACCCAAATTACAGAGATGCCCTTGCAAAGTCCATCCTCTTCTTCCAGGGACAGAGGTCAGGCAACCTCCCCTCCGGCGCCGCCCAACAAATCACTTGGAGGTCTAATTCTGGCCTTTCCGATGGCCGTTTCGCACAA GTGGACTTAACTGGAGGATACTACGATGCTGGAGACAATGTCAAGTTCAACTTCCCAATGGCCTTCACCACCACAATGCTTTCATGGGGAGCACTTGAATATGGCAAGAAAATGGGACCCCAACTAGCAAGTACCCGAGCCGCAATCCGATGGTCCGCAACATATCTTCTAAAATGTGCTAGAGCCACACTCAATAGGCTCTATGTTGGGGTCGGGGACCCCAATATAGACCATAAGTGTTGGGAGAGGCCCGAAGACATGGATACGTCCCGAACCGTTTACTGGGTCTCTCCAAGCAATCCAGGCTCGGATGTTGCTGGAGAGACCGCAGCCGCACTGGCGGCTGCTTCTATGGTTTTTCGAAAGGTAGACTCCAAATATTCGAAGTTGCTATTGAGCACAGCCAAGAAGgtgtttcaatttgcaattCAGTACAGAGGTGCCTACAGTGATTCACTTGGTTCTGCAGTTTGCCCATTTTACTGCTCATATTCTGGATACAAG GATGAGTTGGTGTGGGGTGCTGCATGGCTTCTTAGAGCAACAAATGATGCATTTTACTTCAATTTCTTGAAATCCATGGGAGCTGGTGATTCACCAGACATCTTCAGCTGGGATAACAAATTTGCTGGTGCTTATGTTCTGCTATCAAGG AGGGCTGTGTTGAACAATGACAAGAATTTTGACTCGTATAAACAACAAGCTGAGCAATTTATGTGCGGCATTTTGCCCAACTCACCCTCTTCAAGTACACAATACACACAAG GAGGGCTCATATACAAGCTGCCTGGAAGCAACCTCCAATATGTCACCTCAATTACATTCTTGCTCACTACCTATTCCAAGTACATGTCTGCCAGAAAGCACACATTTAACTGTGGAAACCTTGTCGTCACTTCAAGCGCTTTAAGAAACCTTGCCAAGAGACAG GTGGATTACATATTAGGGGTAAACCCTCTGAAGATGTCCTACATGGTAGGGTATGGACCCTACTATCCCAAGAGAATTCACCACAGAGGATCTTCATTGCCCTCATTGGATAGTCATCCGCAAACGATCGGATGTGATGGCGGTTTCCAGCCGTTCTTCTATTCATCAAATCCAAATCCTAACATCTTAGTTGGAGCTGTTGTTGGAGGTCCAAATCAGAATGATGGGTTTCCAGATGACCGAGCCGATTATAGTCATTCAGAGCCTGCAACATACATAAATGGTGCCATAGTTGGACCATTAGCATACTTTGCTGGGAGCAAATCTCAATAG